The Halanaerobium praevalens DSM 2228 genome contains a region encoding:
- a CDS encoding DUF2232 domain-containing protein — MDLKQYKSSLKTLSYIILLTAINYFIPFLSMAVMVFWPVPIVYLVQKEESSRVIGIIVIAALINGFLFGIVMGLMTIIGFGLVGFVIGNVIKEDFSPLKTLIITIITVIISQALIFYVASGILNLDYQTLLKQTVKGLSGEFDQQSVEQLVMSQLGLIKMIFPALLTISASITGILNYYVSAWYLRRRGLNLKLYKPISSWYFYRWLVTPAIIISLLLSPNPIFINLNILMFFLAFLQGFAVLMYYFSAKNSSFLLKSFMIFLIFIFPPVPIILIILGLLDMWFNFRKQTK; from the coding sequence ATGGATCTTAAACAATATAAATCTAGCCTTAAAACTCTGTCCTATATAATTTTGTTAACAGCTATTAATTACTTTATTCCATTTTTATCAATGGCAGTTATGGTATTTTGGCCAGTGCCAATAGTATATCTTGTTCAAAAAGAAGAAAGCAGTAGAGTAATTGGAATAATTGTAATAGCTGCTTTAATTAATGGTTTTTTATTTGGAATAGTTATGGGCTTAATGACCATTATTGGTTTTGGTTTAGTTGGTTTTGTAATAGGTAATGTAATTAAAGAAGATTTTTCTCCTCTAAAAACTCTAATTATAACTATTATTACAGTTATAATTTCCCAAGCTTTAATTTTTTATGTAGCTTCTGGCATTCTTAATTTAGACTACCAAACCTTATTAAAGCAGACAGTAAAAGGTTTAAGTGGTGAATTTGATCAGCAGTCAGTTGAGCAATTAGTTATGTCTCAATTAGGTTTAATTAAAATGATTTTTCCTGCTTTACTAACTATTTCTGCTAGTATAACTGGAATTTTAAACTATTATGTATCTGCTTGGTATTTAAGGAGAAGAGGCTTAAATCTAAAATTATATAAACCAATTAGTAGTTGGTATTTTTATCGTTGGTTAGTCACACCTGCAATTATTATTTCTCTATTATTGAGCCCAAACCCTATTTTTATAAATTTAAATATTTTAATGTTTTTCTTAGCTTTTTTGCAGGGATTTGCAGTTTTAATGTATTATTTTTCTGCTAAAAACAGCTCTTTTTTACTTAAATCTTTTATGATATTTTTAATTTTCATTTTCCCACCTGTTCCAATTATTTTAATTATTTTAGGATTATTGGATATGTGGTTTAATTTTAGGAAACAAACTAAATAA
- a CDS encoding single-stranded DNA-binding protein: MLNRIVLIGRLTRDPELRYTGSGTPVCNFTLAVERNYTNRNGDRDVDFIKIVTWRGLAENCARHLGKGSLVGVDGSLQIRKSENNNRTYINPEVNADNVRFLDFNKNKNSNNNQGQYQNNNQQNNAQTNKNSNQGQDQDDFEAQFDDNFDADDFDVPF; the protein is encoded by the coding sequence TTGTTAAATAGAATTGTTTTAATCGGCCGCCTGACACGAGATCCTGAACTTCGTTATACTGGTAGTGGAACTCCAGTTTGTAATTTTACTTTAGCAGTGGAAAGAAACTATACAAATCGCAATGGTGATAGAGATGTTGATTTTATTAAAATTGTGACTTGGAGAGGTCTGGCCGAAAATTGTGCTAGGCATCTTGGTAAAGGAAGTTTGGTTGGAGTAGATGGATCACTACAGATACGTAAAAGCGAAAATAATAACAGAACTTATATAAATCCTGAAGTTAATGCTGATAATGTTCGTTTTTTAGATTTCAATAAGAATAAAAACAGCAATAATAACCAGGGACAGTATCAAAACAACAATCAGCAAAATAATGCTCAAACTAATAAAAATAGTAATCAGGGTCAAGATCAGGATGATTTCGAGGCTCAATTTGATGATAATTTTGATGCTGATGACTTTGATGTCCCATTTTAA
- the rpsR gene encoding 30S ribosomal protein S18 has protein sequence MPRGRNKSCHFCANENKKIDYKDLRTLNRYLTDRGKIMPRRVTGNCSKHQKLITKAVKRARSVALLPYVKE, from the coding sequence ATGCCTAGAGGTAGAAATAAATCATGCCATTTTTGTGCAAATGAAAATAAAAAAATAGATTATAAAGATCTTAGAACTTTAAATAGATATCTTACAGACCGTGGAAAAATTATGCCACGTCGTGTAACAGGAAATTGTTCAAAACACCAAAAATTAATTACAAAGGCAGTAAAAAGAGCTAGATCAGTAGCTTTACTGCCATATGTAAAAGAATAG
- a CDS encoding replicative DNA helicase has product METEVENRENNDRYNKNEYQLLGILLQYPDKIDEVADLLEVKHFLDPQAQIIFDQLLKQYQQDNQISRTKLLIDLQSQNAVDKAEQIIERLTSGFNTIDELKPTIDLIKKDYQRSLLSRASAKLKELTEANDLTIDDYQARAQEIIFQATNESNDLEKHIYNMEEVLMESFSNYMDRKHKKADVGLRTGFISLDNLIGGFKRGHLTVIAASTSMGKTAFAINMAKNVLKRKAKVAIMSLEMDATEVVDRMIVQEAQVNAWKYTQGETNEEEDQRVSKALDNLHELPLMISDERGLNTAQIRARLRKFKAQMDGLDLAVVDYLQMIQLPEEHAQNTSRAVGQIVLQLRNLASELDIPVILISQISRSFTSRQDKRPVLSDLRDSGNIEEVADGVIFLYRHAHTSAKAREEAEAEGTESDTDIIIAKQRTGQTGSIKLFFEEEFIRFVDPENLSLEGVMPRA; this is encoded by the coding sequence ATGGAAACAGAAGTTGAAAATAGGGAAAATAATGACCGCTATAACAAAAATGAATACCAACTACTGGGCATCCTGCTCCAATACCCCGATAAAATTGATGAGGTTGCTGATTTACTAGAAGTAAAACATTTTCTGGACCCACAGGCTCAGATTATTTTTGATCAACTTTTAAAACAGTATCAGCAGGATAATCAGATTTCACGGACTAAACTCTTAATAGATTTACAAAGTCAAAATGCAGTTGATAAAGCAGAACAAATTATTGAAAGGTTAACTTCAGGTTTTAATACAATTGATGAACTAAAACCAACTATTGATTTAATTAAAAAGGATTATCAGCGTTCACTTTTAAGTAGAGCTTCAGCAAAATTGAAAGAGTTAACTGAAGCAAATGATTTGACTATTGATGATTACCAGGCTAGAGCTCAAGAAATTATTTTTCAGGCTACTAATGAAAGTAATGACTTAGAGAAACATATTTATAATATGGAAGAAGTTTTAATGGAGTCTTTTTCTAATTATATGGACCGTAAACACAAAAAGGCTGATGTCGGTCTTAGAACTGGCTTTATTTCTTTAGATAATCTAATTGGTGGTTTTAAACGCGGGCATTTAACAGTTATTGCTGCTTCGACTTCAATGGGAAAAACTGCTTTTGCAATCAATATGGCTAAAAATGTGCTCAAAAGAAAGGCTAAAGTAGCTATTATGTCTCTTGAGATGGATGCTACTGAAGTGGTAGATCGAATGATTGTCCAGGAAGCACAGGTTAATGCCTGGAAATATACTCAAGGAGAAACTAATGAAGAAGAAGATCAGCGGGTTTCTAAAGCTTTAGATAACTTACATGAGCTGCCACTTATGATCTCAGATGAACGTGGTTTAAATACAGCCCAGATTAGAGCAAGACTCAGAAAATTTAAGGCCCAAATGGATGGCTTGGATCTAGCTGTTGTGGATTATTTGCAGATGATTCAGCTGCCAGAAGAACATGCTCAAAATACTTCTCGGGCTGTTGGTCAAATTGTACTCCAGCTTAGAAACTTAGCTTCGGAATTAGATATTCCAGTAATTTTAATTTCTCAAATTTCTCGTAGTTTTACCAGCCGTCAGGATAAAAGGCCTGTTTTATCTGATCTGAGAGACTCTGGTAATATTGAGGAAGTTGCTGATGGTGTTATTTTCCTTTATCGACATGCACATACTTCTGCCAAGGCCCGCGAAGAAGCCGAGGCTGAAGGTACTGAAAGCGATACAGATATAATTATTGCTAAACAGCGTACTGGTCAAACTGGATCAATTAAACTCTTTTTTGAAGAAGAATTTATTCGTTTTGTGGATCCGGAAAATCTTTCTTTAGAAGGTGTGATGCCTCGTGCCTAA
- a CDS encoding ATP-binding protein: MPLQFNSNKYQGKAREKYLEAEKRINFIHKKYPEVEQAYSCLNSLKRDYKMLKVGFLKQNDKTENSTAELKKEIDQLEAHYHQLLKKHDIPLDYKEPDWDCPKCHDTGRIYRNNQYLVCSCAKNDLRERKQKSGNLPQHLRKASFATANLSYYETDLITNSGMNYRENAQKVYSLASSFVQRFQAAKQNRGLIIEGPIGSGKSYLLGCIANGLIDRGIQFRYIVYSDLLQQIRSTYNQNNPETDEKQILSTVQKVPVLLIDDLGTEKATEFASSTLYQIIDRRYREEKPIILSTNYSIKNLKNRFPVMGERIFQRLLEMNKYLELAGNVRVKKIEEQQEA; this comes from the coding sequence ATGCCACTTCAATTTAACTCAAATAAATATCAGGGTAAAGCCAGAGAAAAGTATTTAGAAGCTGAAAAAAGAATAAATTTTATTCACAAAAAATATCCTGAGGTGGAGCAGGCATACAGCTGTCTTAATTCCCTCAAACGCGACTATAAAATGTTAAAAGTGGGTTTTTTAAAGCAAAATGATAAGACTGAGAATTCAACAGCTGAATTAAAAAAAGAAATTGATCAATTAGAAGCTCATTATCATCAGCTGTTAAAAAAACATGATATTCCTTTAGATTATAAGGAACCTGATTGGGATTGCCCTAAGTGCCATGATACAGGCAGGATTTATCGTAATAATCAATATTTAGTCTGTAGTTGTGCCAAAAATGATTTGCGAGAAAGAAAACAAAAAAGTGGTAATTTACCTCAGCATCTAAGAAAAGCAAGTTTTGCTACTGCTAATTTAAGTTATTATGAAACTGATTTGATCACAAATAGTGGCATGAATTACCGTGAAAATGCTCAAAAGGTCTATAGTCTTGCTTCATCTTTTGTGCAGCGTTTTCAGGCTGCAAAACAAAATCGAGGTCTAATAATTGAAGGACCAATTGGGAGTGGAAAATCTTATCTTTTAGGTTGTATTGCTAATGGTTTAATTGACCGCGGAATCCAATTTCGTTATATTGTTTACTCTGACCTTTTGCAGCAGATTAGAAGTACCTATAACCAAAACAATCCCGAAACTGATGAAAAACAAATTTTAAGTACAGTTCAAAAAGTCCCAGTCCTTTTAATTGATGATTTAGGGACAGAAAAAGCAACGGAATTTGCCTCTTCTACTCTTTATCAAATTATTGACCGCCGTTACCGAGAAGAAAAACCAATTATTTTATCAACAAATTATTCAATTAAAAATTTAAAAAATAGATTTCCAGTAATGGGAGAAAGAATTTTTCAGCGTCTTTTAGAAATGAATAAATATTTAGAACTTGCTGGTAATGTTAGAGTTAAAAAAATTGAAGAACAACAGGAGGCCTAA
- a CDS encoding universal stress protein has product MKKILVAVDGSESAKKAAQKAADFAEDLDSKVTMIHVYTERAQIPVNQFNEVSSYLSAETLEEIMQEQEKTIRAKREKIINKDAKFFEEKGMEVEKLLVQGDPADKVCEYANENGFDLIVVADRGHGKVERFLLGSISDKIVRHAKTSVMVVK; this is encoded by the coding sequence ATGAAGAAAATTTTAGTTGCTGTAGATGGTTCTGAAAGTGCTAAAAAAGCAGCTCAAAAAGCAGCTGATTTTGCTGAAGATTTAGATTCCAAAGTAACTATGATCCATGTTTATACGGAAAGAGCTCAAATTCCAGTTAATCAGTTTAATGAGGTATCTTCTTATTTATCTGCTGAAACTCTAGAAGAAATTATGCAGGAACAAGAAAAAACAATTAGAGCTAAGAGAGAAAAAATTATTAATAAAGATGCTAAATTTTTTGAAGAAAAAGGGATGGAAGTTGAAAAATTATTAGTTCAGGGTGATCCAGCTGATAAAGTTTGTGAATATGCAAATGAAAATGGTTTTGATTTAATTGTAGTTGCAGATCGCGGTCATGGTAAAGTAGAAAGATTTTTGCTTGGTAGTATTAGTGATAAAATTGTAAGACATGCTAAAACTTCCGTAATGGTAGTTAAATAA
- a CDS encoding HepT-like ribonuclease domain-containing protein gives MALSAGLRNRIIHEYEEIDDKIVYKK, from the coding sequence ATTGCTCTCTCAGCTGGATTAAGAAATAGAATCATACACGAATATGAAGAAATAGATGACAAAATTGTTTATAAAAAATAA
- a CDS encoding PspC domain-containing protein, which produces MKKLYRSRENKKIAGVCGGLAEYFDLDPNLIRIGVFLLVLMSGIGILAYVAAWAIIPERPTHIDVDYDIDSDSAAEDQKQSSNEDKY; this is translated from the coding sequence ATGAAAAAATTGTATAGATCACGAGAAAACAAAAAAATTGCTGGAGTTTGTGGAGGACTAGCAGAATATTTCGATCTTGATCCAAATTTGATTAGAATAGGTGTCTTTTTATTAGTTTTAATGTCTGGGATTGGGATACTTGCTTATGTTGCAGCTTGGGCCATCATTCCTGAAAGACCAACACACATAGATGTAGATTATGATATTGATTCTGATTCAGCAGCAGAAGACCAGAAGCAAAGCAGCAATGAAGATAAATATTAG
- the rplI gene encoding 50S ribosomal protein L9: protein MKVLLKKDVKKLGSKGEIIEAADGYARNYLMPRGLAVEATQQKIKEMKEKEAKKNRLESEKREDAKKLKSKIESEKFIIKVKAGDNGRLFGSVNTKDIAKAASDKGYDIDKRKIDLDDSIKSLGMHSIKVKLYDDITANLKINVKEK, encoded by the coding sequence ATGAAAGTATTATTAAAAAAAGATGTTAAAAAATTAGGTTCTAAAGGTGAAATTATTGAGGCTGCAGATGGTTATGCACGTAATTATTTAATGCCTAGAGGTTTAGCAGTAGAAGCAACCCAACAAAAGATAAAAGAAATGAAAGAAAAAGAAGCCAAAAAGAACCGTTTAGAATCAGAAAAAAGAGAAGATGCCAAAAAGTTAAAATCTAAAATAGAATCAGAAAAATTTATAATTAAAGTTAAAGCTGGTGATAATGGTAGACTCTTTGGTTCAGTTAATACCAAAGATATTGCCAAAGCAGCTTCAGATAAAGGTTATGATATTGATAAAAGAAAAATTGACCTTGATGATTCAATTAAATCTTTAGGAATGCACAGCATAAAAGTTAAATTATATGATGATATTACAGCTAACTTAAAGATAAATGTTAAAGAAAAATAA
- a CDS encoding DnaD domain protein, with protein sequence MKKNYYKKTIDLSEAESRQLLTLGDSLIEKGFLRQFSGQQTKVLLYLLTHLKEANKIEIQLPLAAGSLGLEMNELKKSLKGLSQLGIINYQKTEQNNLFNCFLNLEAVLKTESQLEKETETQITGTEVREQLIKSNSASKRELASALISFLPPNNRNLHRREEIKSWLNDFEPQMLKELVRRVDKWLKRQGGNDHLQGAYAYLKAIVNNWYQAEITSYEKLKKQDKLHRETKELARAYGIRSFSSNTAQLKTFQAWLTGEQALSKELALAAIREAVRRKRDGQPSLKYVEDNFINPIKELGINNLADFRRWLQKEMDGQAGDADQRDQAKTKSEAKQNNSKTKQRKNNTKQDDNNYKWKDFFIDFDKYKE encoded by the coding sequence ATGAAAAAAAATTATTATAAAAAAACCATAGATTTAAGTGAAGCTGAAAGTAGACAACTTTTAACTTTAGGTGACAGTTTAATTGAAAAAGGATTTTTGCGTCAGTTTTCTGGTCAGCAGACTAAAGTTTTACTTTATCTGTTAACACATCTAAAAGAGGCTAATAAAATTGAGATCCAGTTACCTTTAGCTGCTGGTTCTTTGGGGCTTGAAATGAACGAATTAAAAAAATCTTTAAAAGGGCTTAGTCAGCTGGGAATTATTAATTATCAAAAAACTGAACAAAATAACCTTTTTAACTGTTTTCTAAATTTAGAAGCTGTTTTAAAAACTGAAAGTCAACTGGAAAAAGAAACTGAAACTCAGATTACGGGAACTGAAGTAAGGGAACAGCTAATTAAAAGCAATTCGGCGTCTAAACGAGAGCTGGCCTCTGCTTTAATTTCTTTTCTGCCTCCAAATAACCGTAATCTCCACCGGAGGGAAGAAATTAAAAGCTGGCTTAATGACTTTGAGCCCCAAATGTTAAAGGAATTAGTAAGAAGAGTAGATAAATGGCTTAAAAGACAAGGTGGAAATGACCACCTGCAAGGAGCTTATGCTTATCTGAAAGCAATTGTTAACAATTGGTATCAGGCAGAAATTACAAGTTATGAAAAACTAAAAAAACAAGATAAATTACACCGTGAAACTAAAGAATTAGCCCGTGCTTATGGAATTAGATCATTTTCTTCGAATACAGCCCAGCTTAAGACTTTTCAGGCTTGGTTAACTGGTGAGCAGGCTTTAAGCAAAGAATTAGCTTTAGCTGCCATTAGAGAAGCTGTCCGCCGCAAAAGAGATGGTCAGCCTTCTTTAAAATATGTAGAAGATAATTTTATTAATCCAATTAAAGAATTAGGGATTAATAATTTAGCTGATTTTAGGCGCTGGCTGCAAAAAGAAATGGACGGCCAAGCTGGCGATGCTGATCAAAGAGATCAGGCTAAAACAAAATCAGAGGCTAAGCAAAATAATTCTAAAACTAAACAAAGAAAAAATAATACTAAACAAGATGATAATAATTATAAATGGAAAGACTTTTTTATTGATTTTGATAAATATAAAGAATAA